One segment of Radiobacillus kanasensis DNA contains the following:
- a CDS encoding TetR/AcrR family transcriptional regulator, whose protein sequence is MTTSKLDRRKKYTRMVLKDSLMKLLNEKQISSITVKEICELSDINRSTFYSHYTDQYDLLDKVEDEIMEDMAGYLSQHNFKKEENDLQMIEKLLEYFASKQEVCKTLLNENIDTTFQKKVIDFAHHFFMKSWMAVDYLDEDVSEYLSTFVISGSIHVIKNWLNNGMDKSPKEMAEIINSLIKKGLLGMK, encoded by the coding sequence ATGACTACTTCCAAATTAGACAGGCGTAAAAAATATACACGAATGGTTTTAAAGGATAGTTTGATGAAGTTATTAAACGAAAAACAGATTTCATCCATTACGGTAAAAGAAATTTGTGAACTCTCCGATATCAATCGCTCCACCTTTTATTCCCATTACACTGATCAATATGATCTTTTGGACAAAGTAGAGGATGAAATTATGGAAGATATGGCGGGGTATTTGAGTCAACACAATTTTAAAAAAGAAGAAAACGACCTTCAGATGATCGAAAAATTATTAGAATACTTCGCGTCAAAGCAGGAAGTATGCAAAACGCTTCTAAATGAAAACATTGACACGACCTTCCAGAAGAAGGTGATTGATTTCGCACATCATTTCTTTATGAAAAGCTGGATGGCGGTTGACTACCTCGATGAGGATGTTTCTGAGTATTTGAGTACGTTCGTCATCAGTGGAAGTATTCACGTGATTAAAAATTGGCTAAACAATGGAATGGACAAATCCCCAAAAGAAATGGCTGAAATCATAAACAGTCTCATCAAGAAAGGACTTTTAGGGATGAAATGA
- a CDS encoding serine hydrolase domain-containing protein has translation MKRKWAYITLLTIVTTSIFTTTDIQLEANSKDNSTIVKPEMKRVQEKAHPHFRWGTPGPTSPVLHPGSIRGAGMVAKPLKEIDSVMTEMISEDVMPGAVTFVARRGHIVQHEAYGDAVLYKNDQGEKIEDPIKMKKDTIFDVASLSKIFTSLAAMELYEQGKFELDDSVSEYIPEYAQNGKEEVTIRQLMTHTSGFKAWVPLYTIGESKQDRLDYVLQYPLDNKPGTTYTYSDLNMITLAILVERLSGMSLDEFVKERITKPLKMKDTMYNPPEKLKSRIAATEYQPWTDRGLVWGQVHDENAWSLGGVAGHAGVFSTANDLAKLGHMIINDGRYGNKQILKPETVKLLVENQIPQFPGDEHGLGWEVGQGWYMDALSGASTVGHTGYTGTSIVIDRENDTVAVLLTNRVHPTRETVSTNPARRQFARQVADAIPVNVPHKSKTWFSGYGDKANKKLVAEVNVKEESTLSFETWYRIEAGYDFGNIQISSDGETWTTVGEPYTGFSPGWTEQKIAIPSGTKFMRFSYETDSSTNGRGWYVSEPKLNNVRLDFSSDDWIIRNY, from the coding sequence ATGAAACGGAAATGGGCTTATATCACGCTATTGACTATTGTTACGACATCCATTTTTACAACGACAGACATACAGCTAGAAGCAAATAGTAAAGATAATTCCACGATTGTAAAACCTGAGATGAAACGAGTGCAAGAAAAGGCACATCCACATTTCAGGTGGGGGACACCAGGTCCAACTTCTCCTGTCCTGCATCCCGGTTCTATTAGAGGGGCAGGTATGGTAGCAAAACCTTTAAAAGAGATTGATTCTGTCATGACAGAAATGATAAGCGAAGACGTCATGCCAGGCGCGGTTACTTTCGTAGCCAGAAGAGGACACATCGTGCAGCATGAAGCTTATGGCGATGCCGTTCTTTATAAAAATGACCAAGGGGAAAAGATTGAAGATCCTATTAAGATGAAGAAGGATACCATCTTTGATGTAGCTTCTTTGAGTAAAATTTTTACTAGCCTTGCAGCTATGGAACTATATGAACAGGGGAAATTTGAGCTGGATGATTCTGTGTCCGAGTATATCCCCGAGTATGCGCAAAATGGGAAAGAGGAAGTGACCATTCGTCAATTGATGACACATACATCAGGATTCAAGGCATGGGTACCATTGTACACGATTGGTGAGAGTAAGCAGGATCGACTTGATTATGTCTTACAATACCCTTTGGATAATAAACCAGGAACAACTTACACGTATAGTGATCTAAATATGATTACATTGGCAATATTAGTTGAACGACTTTCTGGAATGAGTCTAGATGAGTTCGTCAAAGAGCGCATCACAAAACCTCTCAAAATGAAAGACACCATGTACAATCCTCCTGAGAAATTAAAGAGCAGAATTGCTGCAACGGAGTATCAGCCTTGGACGGACCGCGGGTTGGTATGGGGACAAGTTCATGATGAAAATGCCTGGTCTCTAGGTGGTGTCGCAGGGCATGCGGGTGTATTTTCTACGGCAAATGATTTAGCAAAACTGGGCCACATGATTATAAATGATGGGCGTTATGGTAATAAGCAAATCCTTAAGCCTGAAACAGTGAAGCTGCTGGTTGAAAACCAGATCCCGCAGTTTCCTGGTGATGAGCACGGATTAGGCTGGGAAGTAGGACAAGGTTGGTACATGGACGCCCTTTCCGGAGCATCAACAGTCGGTCATACAGGATACACGGGTACTTCGATTGTGATTGATCGAGAAAATGATACGGTTGCGGTCCTATTAACGAATCGGGTACATCCAACAAGGGAAACCGTATCTACCAACCCGGCAAGGAGGCAATTCGCCAGACAAGTAGCGGACGCGATACCAGTAAATGTTCCGCATAAGAGCAAAACGTGGTTCTCTGGTTACGGGGACAAAGCAAACAAGAAATTGGTTGCTGAAGTAAATGTAAAAGAAGAAAGTACACTTTCATTCGAAACATGGTACCGCATCGAAGCGGGATATGACTTTGGAAACATCCAAATCTCTAGTGATGGTGAGACTTGGACAACGGTTGGAGAGCCCTATACCGGCTTCAGTCCAGGGTGGACGGAGCAGAAAATAGCGATACCTTCTGGAACAAAATTTATGCGATTCAGTTATGAGACGGACTCTTCCACAAACGGGCGAGGCTGGTATGTCTCCGAGCCTAAGCTGAACAATGTTAGGCTGGACTTCTCCAGTGATGATTGGATAATAAGAAATTACTAA
- a CDS encoding GbsR/MarR family transcriptional regulator, translating to MSTERESIDQARDIMISAIAQSMVIYGVTPSVGRIYGVLYFSSEPLTLDEIKNQVAMSKASVSNGMRELLETDMVTKVWMKGDRKDHYVAEKDYLRNFLSFFIKKIRQERNLIMKATEQVEPTLEAIVRDTSDDQVKEEAQKDLDLINNSYNYFDWTMRLANAMESGEIFDYLPKTKK from the coding sequence TTGTCCACTGAGCGCGAATCAATTGATCAAGCACGTGACATTATGATCAGTGCTATTGCCCAATCCATGGTTATCTATGGAGTAACTCCATCTGTTGGCCGGATTTACGGTGTGCTTTATTTTTCCTCTGAACCACTTACTCTTGATGAGATCAAGAATCAAGTTGCCATGAGTAAAGCAAGTGTAAGCAATGGAATGCGAGAACTATTGGAAACCGATATGGTCACGAAGGTCTGGATGAAAGGGGATCGAAAAGACCATTATGTTGCAGAGAAGGATTATTTAAGAAATTTCCTCTCGTTCTTCATTAAAAAAATACGACAAGAACGTAATCTAATTATGAAGGCCACAGAACAAGTTGAGCCTACTTTAGAAGCTATCGTGCGTGATACATCCGATGATCAAGTTAAAGAAGAGGCACAAAAAGATCTAGATCTCATTAATAACTCTTACAACTATTTTGATTGGACGATGCGGCTTGCAAACGCGATGGAATCCGGGGAGATATTTGATTATTTACCCAAAACAAAGAAATAA
- a CDS encoding glycine betaine ABC transporter substrate-binding protein, translating to MKKFLLLFITVALLTLAACGNGEEENNATDTNKETNEEKGTIVFGQTPWSSTAPPTQIAKQILEEQGYKVEVKQVSQPVIWDGMKNKDIDFFMDAWLPYTEAPRWEKYKEDLVKVATSYENAELGWVVPSYVEENSIEDLKENAEKYDGEVVTIAEGAGIVEISQQLMEGENLEEHGLKLTPSSEGAMISVAQDKMDKKEPVVFTAWRPHSIFARNDLKFLEGQEEYFKADNVYVLSYKGIEKEHPEAYEILSNWSITIPELEAMISKNEQHGTSFEDLAAEWIKNNRDKVDQMIGE from the coding sequence ATGAAGAAGTTTTTACTGTTATTTATTACTGTAGCTTTATTGACACTTGCCGCTTGTGGCAATGGAGAAGAAGAAAATAATGCAACCGACACAAACAAAGAAACAAATGAAGAAAAAGGAACGATTGTGTTTGGACAAACACCTTGGTCCAGTACTGCTCCACCAACACAAATTGCCAAACAAATTTTAGAGGAACAAGGATATAAGGTGGAAGTCAAGCAAGTTTCTCAACCAGTTATCTGGGATGGTATGAAAAATAAAGATATCGATTTCTTTATGGATGCATGGTTACCATATACAGAAGCTCCTAGATGGGAAAAGTACAAGGAAGATTTAGTGAAAGTAGCAACTAGCTATGAAAACGCAGAACTTGGATGGGTCGTACCTTCTTATGTAGAGGAAAACTCTATTGAAGATTTAAAAGAAAATGCAGAAAAATATGATGGCGAAGTAGTTACCATTGCAGAAGGTGCAGGCATTGTTGAAATTTCACAACAATTAATGGAAGGTGAAAACCTGGAAGAACACGGGTTAAAATTAACACCTTCTAGTGAAGGTGCCATGATTTCAGTTGCACAAGACAAAATGGATAAGAAAGAGCCTGTTGTATTCACTGCTTGGAGACCACACTCTATCTTCGCACGTAATGACTTGAAATTTTTAGAAGGTCAAGAAGAATATTTTAAAGCAGATAACGTCTATGTATTGTCCTATAAAGGGATTGAGAAAGAGCATCCAGAAGCGTATGAAATCCTATCCAATTGGAGCATTACTATCCCTGAATTAGAAGCGATGATAAGTAAAAATGAACAACACGGTACATCCTTCGAAGACTTAGCTGCTGAATGGATTAAGAATAACCGTGATAAAGTAGATCAAATGATCGGAGAATAA
- a CDS encoding cysteine hydrolase family protein has product MNNQNTALVLIDLQKESNFGLDQMEQVVANAKRLINGFREKNIPIIYTRQINRADGIGLSLGEPLNNDGTPFFYNTANESIEILDEIKPKEDDIVIDKYRWSAFHETSLDLTLRSLNVKNVVIGGVVTDGCLLTSVFDAYFRDYNIHLIKDICAASNEGSHMASLMMIANWVYNLNIYDTTNILKRMNGEAYDAWEADKVDSLQYTPENMREIFKKMD; this is encoded by the coding sequence ATGAACAATCAGAACACCGCTTTGGTACTCATCGACCTTCAAAAGGAAAGTAATTTTGGACTCGATCAAATGGAACAAGTAGTTGCAAATGCTAAAAGACTAATAAACGGATTTAGAGAAAAGAACATCCCTATAATTTACACGAGGCAAATCAATCGAGCTGATGGGATTGGTCTTTCCTTAGGAGAACCTTTAAACAACGATGGTACACCGTTTTTTTACAACACAGCTAATGAAAGTATAGAAATTTTAGATGAAATAAAGCCAAAAGAAGATGACATTGTTATTGATAAATACCGATGGAGTGCTTTTCACGAAACTAGTTTAGATCTTACCCTTAGAAGTCTGAACGTAAAAAATGTTGTGATTGGTGGAGTGGTGACAGACGGGTGTCTATTAACCTCTGTGTTTGATGCCTATTTTAGAGATTACAATATCCACCTAATCAAAGACATTTGTGCAGCCTCCAATGAAGGATCTCATATGGCATCCCTTATGATGATAGCAAATTGGGTGTACAACCTTAACATCTATGATACGACGAATATCCTCAAGCGCATGAATGGAGAAGCTTACGATGCTTGGGAAGCAGACAAAGTGGATTCCCTACAATATACTCCGGAAAATATGCGAGAGATATTCAAAAAAATGGACTAA